One genomic window of bacterium includes the following:
- the rpsH gene encoding 30S ribosomal protein S8, with the protein MPVTDPIADLLTRIRNAIRANKRLVDCPSSNIKLRVVDILAKEGSIRGYKVEQDTIQGTIRIALRFDGNGKSVISGLRRVSKPGLRQYRGTANLPRVRNNLGIAIMSTPEGVITNKEARTRNVGGEVLCYIW; encoded by the coding sequence GCCTGTGACGGATCCGATCGCCGATCTGCTGACCCGCATCCGCAACGCCATCCGCGCCAACAAGCGCCTGGTGGACTGCCCCAGCTCCAACATCAAGTTGCGGGTGGTGGACATCCTGGCCAAGGAAGGCTCCATCCGCGGCTACAAGGTGGAGCAGGACACGATCCAGGGCACGATCCGCATCGCCCTGCGCTTCGACGGCAACGGCAAGAGCGTGATCAGCGGACTGCGCCGCGTCTCCAAGCCCGGCCTGCGCCAGTACCGCGGCACGGCCAACCTGCCCCGCGTGCGCAACAACCTGGGCATCGCCATCATGAGCACGCCCGAGGGCGTCATCACCAACAAAGAGGCCCGTACCCGCAACGTGGGTGGCGAGGTTCTCTGCTACATCTGGTAA
- the rplF gene encoding 50S ribosomal protein L6: MSRIGRLPVPLPAGVEVSQAGTRLAVKGPKGELAMDLHPDMVVRREEGTLLVERPSDEPRHRALHGMTRALVANMVTGVTTGFLKKLEIVGVGYTAELKSGHLNLKLGFTHQIVFQPPAGISIVVPKPTQIEISGLDRALVGEVAALVRGFKPPEPYKGKGIRYSGEYIEKKAGKTGKK, from the coding sequence GTGTCACGAATCGGAAGACTGCCCGTCCCCCTTCCCGCGGGGGTCGAGGTCAGCCAGGCCGGCACCCGGCTGGCCGTCAAGGGTCCCAAGGGCGAGCTGGCCATGGACCTGCATCCGGATATGGTCGTGCGCCGCGAGGAGGGCACGCTGCTGGTGGAGCGTCCCTCCGACGAGCCGCGCCACCGCGCCCTGCATGGCATGACGCGGGCCCTGGTCGCCAACATGGTGACCGGCGTCACCACCGGCTTCCTCAAGAAGCTGGAGATCGTGGGCGTGGGCTACACGGCGGAGCTGAAGTCCGGTCATTTGAACCTCAAGCTGGGCTTCACGCACCAGATCGTCTTCCAGCCCCCGGCCGGAATCAGCATCGTGGTGCCCAAGCCGACCCAGATCGAGATCAGTGGTCTCGACCGCGCCCTGGTGGGCGAAGTGGCGGCCCTCGTGCGCGGCTTCAAGCCGCCGGAACCCTACAAGGGCAAGGGCATTCGTTACTCGGGCGAATACATCGAGAAGAAGGCCGGCAAGACCGGCAAGAAGTAG